TGAACTCGCCAAAAACTGTATGATCAATTGTCCCTTGTCCACAGAAACTGAAAATAGTAGTGAACATCGCATTGTGGCGGCTCGAGGTGGCAAAGATGCGCCAACTGCCGTTGTGCCATGTGGGTAGCCGTGACAGGACGGGATGGAATAGGGGTGTCAATTTAGCAAGGAAAAGAGCAAGGGGCAAGCAAGTCAGGTATGAGACTACTTCCAAAAACGACTGATCTTACAAGCCTAACTCGCTTAGTGAGTGCTATAGCACAAGGTTGAAGATATAGTTCTCTTTTCTATTTGCGTGTAACCGAAGCAAGTGTTGAAGAAAAAATGTCATCGATGCCACAGACAGTCGACAGTGGGGTGGCTTGGACCTGAGGGATGCTACAGCCTTACAATTGCTGTATCCTCGGTTTGATGGCATAGTGAAGCTCAGATggggttgttgttgttgcaaGGAGAAGAGCGCACTGCGCTGCCGTTTAATCCATTAACCACGCGTTCCCTGTCTGGGCGAAAACGCCGACCCGCTTGCGCCGATCACGTCACTCCTCGTGGGCAGTTGCGGTCCTTATGCCTGACAGCCTGCCATAATCCCTACACCACAACAACTTGCATCGTCATTGTCACCCTGGAACCAATCAAAGTGGCAGCTCGATCTAATCTGGCTGTTGCTTTTGCCTTGCGTCTAACAGCGCAGCTGAGCAAGGGGCATTTGCCTCAGGAAGCTATACGTTTGATGCTATTATTGATACATGAATCGATTTGGGATGCTTTAGGCGACTGTTGGAAACAGGGACCGGCAGCACTTTGCTGCTGGTCTTGGTAGGTGACGTCCACGGCTTGCAGCAAAAAGCTGGACAACATTATCCTAAGTGCATGAGACGATAGTCAAGAACGTACACATGCATTGTGGACGAGAAGATTGAACAGTAGTAAGTAAACATTAACAATGGTATCATGCTCCGAGATATCAGTACACTAAAGTGAACGCCATGCAATGCAATGCTTTGCGATCTAAAGACTTTTGGGGACGCGCAACCAATGCCTTACAAAAAACGACTCATGACTTGGAAAACTTGTTCATCAGCTTCTGCCATGTCGACCTAGAGCTCTCCTCCCAGGTCTCAGAAACCTCGTCGACGAATTGGCCACTGACCAAGTCCGCCTCAGCAGGCTTGACAAGCGGACTCCTGTAGACGATCTTGTGGCCAATGTACAGGATGGCGAAGAGGATCAAACTGATGTATGCAATGAAGAAGTTTTCGACATTCCAGGGAACAAATGCAGTGAATCCTTGAGTGAGAGTGATGATGACAGTGAAAGTCAGACCGTACCAGGCCATAGGAGCTCCACCCCAAGACTTGAAGGGCAGAGTGTCGCGGTCGATGTTCTGCGCCTTGAGAGCTCTCATGAACGCGATGTGGCAGATGCAAACGCATGACCATGCGATAAAGCCGGCAACGGAAATAATGTTCAGAAGCCAGTTGAAGGCCTCGGTGCCGCTTGCGGAGCAGTTCATGTACCCAAGAAGACCCATCAGAGCAGTAATGGCAGTGGACCAGTATGGCACGCCCCTCTTGGTAGTCTTCTTAAGGAAAGCTGGTCCGCAGCCGTTCTCAGCCAGACCAACGAGGATACGACTGCCGGAGTAAACATTGGAGCTAGCTGCGGAAAGAACGACTGTCAAGAGGATAGCATTAAAAATGTCTGGAAGTGCAGTGACTCCAGCGAGCTGAATGGCGATGACCAAAGGAGAGGAGCCAGCGTTTGTGTTACCAATAGCGATAGACTCGTTGTCGTATGGGACCAGGATGCCAACGAAGAAGATTGTGAAGATGAACAAGGTAAAGATGCTCCAGAACGTGTTTCGGATGGCCTTGGGCATGGTAACACGGGGATTGGCAGACTCTCCAGCACCAATGGCGCAGAGCTCGGTGCCCTGGAAAGCAAAACCGGCCTTGATAAGAACAGCCCAGAAACCAACAAACTTGGCAACAGCTGGTGCATCGGCAAGGTAAGGAGCAAAAGCGCCAGGAGAATCCCAGTACTTGAAGCCGATGTAGCCCTGAGGTCCAACGCCGCCGGCGTTCATGATGATGGCAAAGATCCAGAAGCCGAACAAGGCAACGACCTTGATGGAAGCGAACCAAAACTCAAACTCTCCGAAAACGTCGACAGGGAGGAAGTTGACGGCGGAAATGGGAATCCAAAAGATTGTGATGAAGATGGCGATGTTCAAGTCTTGGTTCCACCATTGGATGATAAGTCCGGCTGCCGACAGCTCGAGCGCATAGGTGATGGACCACGAAAACCAGTAGATCCAACCCATGGCGAATCCAAGACTGGGGTCGACGAAACGAGAGGCGTATTGCGTGAAGGCACCAGCGATGGGAAGGTAGGTGGCCATCTCGGCGAGAGACATCATGACCGAATAGACGAGCGTACCGACGAAGACATAGGCAAGCAACGCGCCTGCGGGACCAGCTGTGTTGATGGAGCTTCCACTGGCAATGAAGACACCGGTACCAACCGTTCCACCTGTAAAAGATAAGCAAATGTGCGGATAAAGAAATGAAGGGGATGATGGACGCACCGATAGCAACGAATTGCAAATGACGACTCGAGAGCTTCCTCTGCAGCTCATCGCTCTGAGGGGCATCCTGCTTCTCGAGGTCGCTTGCCGAGTGAGCAACCGACTTGCTGGAGTGGTAGTCCATCTTGGGAACAATGTCATCGTGTCCTTGAGTGGCGGCCATCTTGACGATGAAGAGAGGATGAGGCCTGATCTGGGACGTGTAGCCTGGTAGACAGAGTCGTGGAGTCACTGAACTATGGATCAACTCAGCAACTGGGGAACGGACGTATTTCAATCGCGCTCGTGTGATTTTGTGGAGCCACGGTGCACCGCATCAATGTCAGCCGTCGGCCAACTCCACGCGCTCTGGTCGTCGCATCGACCATTGAAATTTTCGTGTTGGTCCACTTTGACAGGCAAAGGCCTCAACCTCGCCGCGCCGGTTGCCGACGGTGGTCCGTGATCGTCTGGTGATCGCGGCGAGCGTAAAATTTGAGCAAGGGCATCATCGGTAATATACGGGTCGTCGCACCCGTTCGCATGAGCTTGTACGACTCAGGCAAAGTGCAATGGTACCGCGCCGCGTGCCTGAAGCCGAAAGACTGCTGGTAAGAAAAAATCTGCACTCTAGCAGTTCGCTTTCGGCGCTGTAGGTGGCGAACGCTGGAAGGTTGGGAATAGCGGCGGCTCGTTCCTTCCCCGGGCAATGCGAACAAGTCCTTGGCGTCGAATCACACATCACGTCAGCGCAGAGCCTCTCCACCGACTCCCCAAACTCCCCACACAGACCTCGCTTGCGTCCGAGCTGACTCGAAGCATGAATATTCTTTCTGACTAACAGCTGATACCGCAGATATGGATGGGGAGCGCTTTGACTCAGTACAGATCTCGAGAGCGCAAACACTGTGACTCCAGCGTGCCTGAGGCTCCACCGACACATGAGAATGCCCCCAAACACATACGGCAAGCGATTGACATGCGCCGCAATCCTACACAATCTCGCGTCTATGAGCCGTACGACCAAAAAGGCAGCTCGGACTGGACTGTACCGGCGGCTCAAAGAGTCACACTCCC
The window above is part of the Ascochyta rabiei chromosome 1, complete sequence genome. Proteins encoded here:
- a CDS encoding lysine permease, with translation MAATQGHDDIVPKMDYHSSKSVAHSASDLEKQDAPQSDELQRKLSSRHLQFVAIGGTVGTGVFIASGSSINTAGPAGALLAYVFVGTLVYSVMMSLAEMATYLPIAGAFTQYASRFVDPSLGFAMGWIYWFSWSITYALELSAAGLIIQWWNQDLNIAIFITIFWIPISAVNFLPVDVFGEFEFWFASIKVVALFGFWIFAIIMNAGGVGPQGYIGFKYWDSPGAFAPYLADAPAVAKFVGFWAVLIKAGFAFQGTELCAIGAGESANPRVTMPKAIRNTFWSIFTLFIFTIFFVGILVPYDNESIAIGNTNAGSSPLVIAIQLAGVTALPDIFNAILLTVVLSAASSNVYSGSRILVGLAENGCGPAFLKKTTKRGVPYWSTAITALMGLLGYMNCSASGTEAFNWLLNIISVAGFIAWSCVCICHIAFMRALKAQNIDRDTLPFKSWGGAPMAWYGLTFTVIITLTQGFTAFVPWNVENFFIAYISLILFAILYIGHKIVYRSPLVKPAEADLVSGQFVDEVSETWEESSRSTWQKLMNKFSKS